tcaggaagaggttcttcaccgaaagggtggttgcacactggaacaggctccccaatgaagcagtcactgcaccaagcctgtctgaatttaagaagcgattggactgtgcacttagtcacatggtctaaacttttgggcagacctgtgtggtgccaggagttggacttgatgatcctaatgggtctcttccaactcggaatactctatgattctatgattctatgatttgacTGATCAATATACTGTAAACGACTGGAGCATTAATATTTCTGTCATCGTTCTAGAGGTTAATGGACAGCTTAGGGTAATATGAGACATTGCCTTATTTTTTACATGCTTTGAGATGCTTGAGAAAGCATCCAAACCAGCTCAGTGccacagcatggcacagcatgtGGCATGCTGAAGGAGTATCAAGGTTTAACGCAGGTGAAATGATGCCTGTATGTGGAAAAATCGGAAGTTATGTTTTGTTCCCAAGTTTTCCCGTGGGAATAAAAATGGTAGGCTTCCTGAATAAAACAAGGCATGTGCTGGATGTATGCTTGTTAGTGTAGCTCCCTTGAAGTCAACAGGGCTTGGGCAGCATTGCGCTAGTTGAGGGTAATAATACTATTATACCAATCATACTATTAGAAGTATAATAATAAGTGGCAATGATACTATTAGGAATGAGAAAACATGCAATGATTACACCAAGAACAGTCCATGGCATGGCTCATGTACCACATTTCTAAGGCATTGTACTGTAGAGTCATTTTTAACTTGTGCATCAAAACCAGACCACAACCTTCTACTGTGACCTGACTGATCTTAAAATAGAGGTTATAACCCacaagctgtgctgctgtgtgagTTCCTCAGCTAAAAATATTCCAGGAAATGTAATAGTGGACCATGGATAATTTTTAGACTATCGTATATTGGGTATGAATAATCCAGttatatgcagtattttttttgtttgcctttttatcGGTTTCTCATGTCTGttggatacatttttttttattctgtgcttcCTATTATTATTGACAAGCCCCTGAAACACTGACAAGACCATTAGAGAATGTCTCCTCCTTTTGTACTGTGCATGCAAAAGCTGTGACAAGAAAAACTTGAGATTTAAATCATCTACATTCTTTGAATGTAGCTGCACACAAGCAGACTATTTTGGAGAATATGAAAAACAAGCTGTGCTCCTAAAGACAGGCTTTAGGAAGCCCTCCAAATTGCTCAGTTATTATGGAATAGGTTTGCAGGTGCTGTGCTGAGCTATAGGACATCTAGAGCTTGCATCATGTGCTCACAACTCTTTAGACTGAAGTGGATTCACCCCTGTGACACTGCATTCATGTGCTCATAGCCTTAGCCAAGGAAATGCAAAAGCCATAAAACATAACCCttcaaaatcaaaactaaaGCCATTTCCAGCAGGCACTTCTGTGTTCCTGAGCAAGAGAACAATTTCCATAAAACTGGAGAATGCTAGGAAGAGTTCTGCAGAAGGTAGGCACTAAGGCAATATGTGGAGAGTTTTTCACAGTATCTATCATATTGCATTCAGACCAGTGCACATTTTCCACTATGAAAACTAATCAATCAAGCAAAAGATGATATATGTAGTTACAAGATTTGTTGTCCATCAGTGATTGGGGTGATTAACTATCAACTCACTGCACTTTCAATCACTACCAACAATAAAGTGTAGAATCCTTTGTTTCTGTAAGTTTGTGCATACACAAGCATTTTTGGTGGAAAGAAGCAGTTGGCTGGTCCAACACCGACATTTGTCTTGTGATtgttacatttgttttaattgtatGTTGAAATGCTGaaactttttcttaattaaacaATGTTTTGTGATTATTTACTAATAGTATTATAGTGCatatgggagaagaaaaaaaaggaaggggaaaaaaaaaaaaaaaacactacaaatgCCACAAAGGAATTAAGTCCTTCCCTTTCGGGACATTTTCCTGAAGCTAGCATGCCAGCTCAGCATTTCCCACCAGAAGTCTTCTTCTGATAAGTGACACTGATGGTAGGGAAGGATGTCTTTTTCTCAGTGCCTAACTGGTGCCTATTCCTGTGGATAGCTGACGAGGGGTAACCATGTGTCAGTTCAAACTGGCACAGAACTGTCCTGATTGAAGTGCCAAGTTGTGTGAGAATTAATTTGAGGAGTCTTAAGCTGATTTGTATCTTTTCTAACAGATGAGGTGAGGCTTTAATGATATTTAGTCGATAGAAATCTCTGATAGAGTTTTCTTTGGTTAAAGGATAACTTTTTGTGTTTCGTTTCAGCTGGTCTCTAGGAGGTTTGCTAATCCTGTATATGTCTAGGTGAGTTTAACGttgatttattgttttaataatgGATTTGGTGCAACTGCCCCAAACAAGATTTGACTGCAGTGAGGCAAACCCTGCTGCATGAATATTTCTCCTTAGAATCATGTTTCTAACAATTTGGGTGTGGTAATTCCTTGCTGATACAAGCTTTTCAACATAAACTAGGATTAAACCAGTCAGTGAGAATCTTTCCATCAAGAAGAGCGTTTATTATCATGTTACATAAATAGAAGCAGTTTTGTGCTTGACTTGGATATGCTGGCTTAAACCCACCTGCCATGGTGCAGTGTGGCTTAATTACACAGGCAGGTGCAAGCTGAATAAATGCAACCAATGTTAACCTCCCACAAAACAGTTCACATATAAATTGCACTGGAATAACGAGTTCTAATTTCAAATCAGCCCAAACAAGCCTTAAATTTCCATAACAGAGTTTTCCTTGTTGTCAGTAAACACTGTGGTTTAGCGAATGAAAGTTACTCAGTATAATCAATGAGTTGCATCTGTTTACTGATGTAGGCTGGCCCATAGTTTAGGACTGGAGCTGGTAACATTGCTCCTCCAAGGACTAGCTTTGTTTGCtcatttctatttcaaactCAAAGGCTCTGTACTGGGTTGTCTGAAGGCAGGGAGCTATAGCCTGGTAACTTGTCCTTCTGCGTCTGATTGCAGGCTGGAAATGGCTTGGGGAAAAGGTTTTCCGTATGTAGTAGCATGTCCCTGGTGGCTTGCAGGGACTGGATGGAGCCTGCTGCACACCTGAGCTGGTGGTTCAGACTTGCTCGGGACGATGATGCCTCAGCAGGTGCCTGCTTAGATCCGGCCTTTTATAGCTGAAGGTACagtccctttcttttctgttccttagAAAATGATTGGAATGCTTTGTCAGTCTGTCTGCACCTGACTGCTGCTCACTGGCTTGCCCTGCTTCAGGCTACCAAATATTTGGGTTCGTCCGGCCGGAGTTTCATGACCTTTTCCACACAGAGCAGGATGAGAGTCAGAAACCAGAGGCTCCAGCCAACGGCCGCCACAATCCATCCATAATCATCCATGCCTGACGGGCAGCACACGGCTGCTCGCGTGCAGAAGTCCACGTCTGggggagaagaaatgaagagagcTGATAGGAGCCTAAATACGTAGCaggtttttctttctagaaGGCAGGTGAGATGGTGACTTCAAGATCTGTCCTGCATTTTGTCACTCTGACTTTGGGCATCTGCCCCCTAAGCTTTGTCTTGACCTGGAGGATGACAGTATTGACTTTCATCTATACGTCTTCAAGACTTGGTCATCCCCGTTGGCCAATCATCTGAGCTGGTACTCTTACCACTGTGCCCACTGTTActgaaaactttcaaaacacCTAAATAGCATCTGCTTGGTCAGTTTTAGGAATGGAGTATGATAGAAGTAGCTAGTtacaattagaaataaatatggtATAGAGAAAACTTCATGCGACGGAGTAAGAGGATCTCTAGCAAAGACACTGCCAGCAGGATTTCCAATATTTTAAGTACTCAATAcctaaataataatagaaatagtTGGTAATAGACTCACTGGCTGGGCTGTTAAATGCGACTTCCCTGTGTTCTGCAGTTTCTACACTTACCACCACTGGGACATCCCTATTTCATATATCTAAAAATATAACAAGTTTTTAacatttccatgcattttctcttgcaccttttgcatctttttttctgtttggttgtttAAAGCAGTTCAATTTCCTAAAGCCACTTGAGGAACCTATCATAAGTTGTTGTATTCATGCTGTTATTTAAGGTGTCTGCCACGCTTTCTCTAACAGATGGGTACAGTGAAGATACCCAGCTCTGTGTCTGCATCCTGGGTGGTGAGGTGGAAGTATCAAAGGGAGCATGGAGAACTGAAGCATCTCAATTccttgggctggaagggaagtTGAGCATGAAACCTTGGTGCCCATGAAGGCTGAGACAGCCAGAACCACCTTGTCCTATACCTTTGTCATCCTTTGAGGTAGCACACCTCTACTGGTACGTGTACTGCAATGCAGAAAGTGAAGGACTTCAGGGCTGTTTGATGTTTGGGGCGGAGGGATGACTCTGGGAGGACTGATGGGATCTCAGGTTGCCTGAGGTTGGCTGTTTGGGGAAGACTCAATAGGATGGGGGAGATAGGTGCTCCTGGGAGTCCACATTGTGCCCACAGGCAGCTGGTCTGCAAGGAGTTCTAGGGCTCACAAACTGAACCAGCCATGGACTAGTCTGTTCCAAGCTGAAAGACTACCTGAATGTACGTGGGATATACGGGGCATGCCAACAGAGGAGGCTTAGAAATGCCTCCTAGAGTTTCACCTGCAACTGTTGCCTTGATAACAGcgaatgaaaacaaataaatcattttccagGATAGCCTCTCCAGAGACATGCATAGTCTCATTACCTGGCTTTATCGTGGTAGTCATGATTTACAAAGAAAGACTTACTAAGACATGGTGGTTCGTACTCGGTTGTGGGCATGGTGCTTGTTGAAACGTTGGAggctccttcagctgctgccagaaggaaagcacaggagaaaagaTGAGCACATTAACCAGCTCAGGTTGGAaaatacaacataaaaatataggtaagggaaggagagggacaCGGGCTTCAGTGAAGAAGGTTTTGCCTCTTTATCCTGTTTCCTACCTAGAATCAGAGCACACTTGCACTctagcacagcactgcagctggtCTCCAGCCCTCCAGATCTGTATGTGGTTTCACAGGCCAAAGCCTCGTTAGACTTCTAATATCCATTTTCCCCAAAGCCTCCTTAGACCTTCTAATATCCCATTTTCCCCCAGCCACAGCGCGCACCTTGGAGTGCTGCAGGATGGGGTGGCTGAGGGATGCCTGTGTGGGAGAAGCATGGGCTGCTGTGGTCCCTGTGCTAGCACCAGCCTGTCccctgctgcagaagaaagggaGTCAAGGAAATATCTCCTCCTGTACCACCGTAGGCAGTCCAGTTTGAGTTCAACCAGGTGAAATGTCTGCAATGGCCCTCTGAGATGTAGGAAAAACACAGCCTTACAACTATAGTAAGGGTTGCTGCTGCGTGCAGGCAGAGGGATCCCAATGAGCTGTTGGTCCAGAGACCAAGCAGAGGTTGAGAGCGCCATTTCCAGTCAAACCATCTCTGAGCTAATAACTCGGAATATGATAGAGGAATTCAGATCCAGCTTGATATCACTGAAGACTCCAGAATAATGGTTCAGGTTTAACTTcagctcaggaaaacaaaacagaacaagacCTTTGACCAAACCTTTGTTTTGAGTTTGGCATTTTCCAAGTAACAGTAAATAAACCGAGGCTGTCCTGCAGGAGGTGCCCCCTTGGGGTCACCTACtgttgttctgctttgtgttttgagCTGAGTGGCCACCAGCAAGGTGAGAGCTTTCCttgtgcctgctgccagcctgggagCAGGTCCCCAGGCAGCCTTCTCCAGGGCAGGGTCTGAGTGCTCCTCATTCTTCTCCCTACCTCTGCTAGGACTTGCTGAATGACCTTGGCCAAGCCCATAATTTCTTTTCTGGGTTAATATGTACCTCATGGAAGCactgaaaagaataattaaaaccTGTGCATGACCTGTGGAAAAaagtgctgcagagcacagagcatTGGTTCATGCTTATAGACTTTGCAGCCTGCAGATGGGCTGTCAAAGATAACCCATCTGTCAGGTCTCAGCTAGTGCTGATACACAAATGCAGGCAATATTCTGATGGGACAAGAGCTGCTCACAGGTCTCATTTACACCTGGGTTTTAGGCAGCTACTCCAATTACGGGGACAGCAAAGCCAGATTTCCTGCAAAAAGCACCTAGTAAGAGCTAAACCCGGCTACAGTGAGCCTTTTCAAATGGTCTCTTGCCTCAGCAAGTAATTGAAGGCCAAGAAACAGTGGCCCCCTGTCTCTGCCATTCAggagagcagcctgcagctcaCTCACATTTAGGGTGGATTTGTAAATAGCTAGCAAAAGCACTTCTCTTCAGAAAGATCAATCATATTGCGTAATTCTTGTTAGCATTAATCAATTCCAGCTCTTTACATTTTTTGGATGAGACAAGGGAGCCctccttgtttttaaagaacaaatcaCCGTCAGTGGGCAATACTTTTAGAGAGGAGTGGGGGGAAAGGCAGGGTACAGAAGCTGGAGCGTAAGAGAAAAGCCCTACCTGCTGAGCAGGAACGCTGGAGCATGGCAGTGAAGAAGAGCACGGCGAGGGCTGCCCAGGGCTCGCAGGAGAAGAGCTTCATGCCAGGGGTGCAGCTCCCACCCAAGCACAGGTCAGTTTGCTGTTCCTGGCAGCTCTGGTTCTGCAAAATCCTCGACAAACTCAGACGGCCGGTGTGCAGGGCGGAGGGTGGAGCAAAGGAGCTTCCTGCTGCCAGGACACCTTGAACCACCACAACAGGGCGAGGAAGCAGAAGGGCTCTGACCaaaccagccccagcaggaggtgGGTACGAGCGCTGAGGCAGCAGGGGGAGGGCCCCTGAAGGTCAAACCTGGAGGTTTCTTCCCAGggcctgctgcagcctgaggGAGGAAAGGCCTCTGGAGCCAGCCTTTCCCAGTGGGGTCCCCAGGCAGCTTCTGTCGCCTGAGTCTCTGCTTGATCCTGCAAAGATGGGCTAAAAGAGCTGTTGAAGTGCTTCTGGTGGTGGCTTGGTCTGATGAGCACCGCACATCGCTGCAGTTCCACAGGCTGTTGGCGCTGCATGCCCCTATCTGTGACCCATCACAATGTCCTTCCTGAAGAAAGCTTCAGGCATTAAGTCAGGAAGAAAGCCTCTGGCAGAGGTGGACTCTGTGGGGAAAACAGGTTGTTGGTGCTCTTCAGTGGTGGCCAAAAATGGTTCTGGGTGCTGATGTGAAAATAAAGCTATCTGGGGCCTGCCTGGGATGGCCAGCTCTCCCATGGGAGGTGAGGGAGAAGGCACCTGTGGCAGCAGTCCTAGTAGGATGGGCAGTATCTAAAAGTTTTCTCTTCCATCCATACTGCTAAAGTCAGCAGGCAGTGGCATGACAGACTTCCCACAGGTATATGGCACGCAATGGGatgccaataaaaaaaaaaaaaaaaaaaaacctgagatACATTTGGTTTCcctttgtttaagaaaaagctCAGGAGCAAAACGTATCAAGTTTCAGCCCTGACTGGCGTTCCCCTTGCTGTCCCCCCCATACCCTAAAGgtgctctgctgccttccaggTATTTGCACATAGGCACCGTAGGATGCAGGCAACACGGGGCTCCCCTTGAAAAAGACCTCCACAAGCTGCAGAGGAGGGCAGGTCAGCCAAAAAGGACACGCTTGCTGTCCTTGCCTCCCTGTTTTGGTGTCAACACACCACCGGGGCTGGAGGAGtcagggctgctgccagccggTCCATGGCAGCTGCCTCCCACCTCTGCGGGTGTGTGTGGCCCCGTCCTTCGGCTGACACCCCAGGAGCGCCCGACGGCGTGTCCCGCTCGGCTGGCAGCTGCCTGGGTGCGTGACCCAAGCTGGGGTGGCTCTTGGCCTGGATAGACCCGTACAtggcaggagaggtgctgtgaGCACACTCTTACTGCTCAGGGTTGCTTGGAGGTAGCCCATAGGACAACCTTCATATCTACTTGATTTCAGTGTCTAAGTCCTTTTGtgctaattttctttaattcatgCTTTTATCTGAGCACTCTGTTGCATCAAAACTAAACTAAGACTCAACTCTTTTACTCTGGGTAGGAACGGTGCTCTGCTTGCTTCCAGCTTCACCTGTCCTTCCCAAATTTCTCAACCATGCCTCCTGCTGAAAGCTGATCTGGcatttaattttgcagaaataatgaGTACAAAAGTGTTCTGTGCAGCGCAACATGTttgagggaaaatgaaagaagatgaAACTGCCCTGCTGTTATGTGAATGAATGAAATATCTTCTGAATTTTAACTATTTCCTAAATACTCTGTCAGCTTGCAGGTGAACCTGCCCATTTTGAGGATTGCTGAAAATGCTTTGCATAATTAacataaagtatttattttcttttacaacaaTTTTTCCCTCTGTAACACAGAAAGAGCTGCTCCAAAGTCTCCTGAAGCAGTGAAAGGCTCTGTTTGGCTTCAGTGATTTTTGGATAGAACTGGAAATGAAGGCTTTGCTCAATAAGTTTGGGCACAACGGGAGGCCTAGAAAATCATCTCCTGACACAGATTtggatttgtttcatttcttatgTGTAGTGCATTCATATTTCAGTGCTGTGACTGTCTGTGGAGCGATAAGACTCTCTCTCCAAGCTGTCCCTAGCTTGGTCCCTACGCATTGTACCAAATCCAGTCTGTGTGAGGATGCCTTGCTGCGTGACATGgccacagcaccagcagagaCAGGGGTCTCTTTTAGCTTGTGCTCTCCTGTCCATGCAGTTCTCAAGGCATGCCTCAATTTACCCTAAAACTGTGTCCTTCCCCACGTCCATCCTTAGACTCCTCCACAGTGTGTAGGGCTGCTGGTCAGCTTTTCCTGATAATTATTAAGGAGGCAATACTTACTGATTGCGTGTTTTGTGCCACAGGGAGAGCTTCAGCATTAAGCTTCTCTACTGAACAAGGTAATACCCTTGACACACCGCTACCAGGTGTGGCTCTCAGGGAATTATTACCTTTTATCGTACACACGCATTCTCATTCGGtctgtatatacatatatatattttctgtttacatgTGCAACATGTTTATGTTTTGTGTTCTAAGTGAAATCTGATGGCTGCTCCAACCCTGTTGCATCCCTGCAGTGTGACCAGCACAATGGTAACTGAGTGGTAGCACTGTATTTAGCTCAGGGCAAAGCACACAaccttgcttttttatttgagGCGAGTTTAACTACACCCTACCCTGATTTCTGTGTACCTGAGGCGCTaccctgctcagctgctgcaacAGGGCGTAGCTTGGGTGAAAGCTCACACATTAACACCTAGTGTGGCCAGCCAAAACCTCCTGTGTGGTGGAGGGGAGCATGGAGTGTTTACTGAGATGCTGATCCCAGCGACATGTACAGCTGCGTGAAACTTCCCTAGGCTGCTGAAAATCGTGACATCCCTGCAGTTGTCTGTTTGGGATCTCCCTTAGCTTTGCATATTAACAGAGCAGAGTCTATGGCTGGTTGACAATTCCCAGCTGATAATACACAAGGGCTCTGCTCAACTTACAGAAGGGATCGTGGTACTATAAGCCAAAGAGTAGGCTAAGTGGTCTGACCTACTGGTGAGATCTACCTTCAAAACGTGGCTTTAAAAAGCTGGTAACTTTAGGCAGATGGACCCAATGCCAATTATTTGGCCATCAGGGAGGGGGCTATTTTGGTTAGCATCTTCATTGACAGGAAAGATGGCCGCCTAAGCTAAAAATACCTGTAAAGAGGGGATTTGAATAATAGAACTGGGTGAACGGgagaaaaaatccaaaccacccaggttttattatttaaaaagaaggggagagggaTCTGCTTTCTGTATGCACAGAGGAAAGCAGCCTGAGCACTACAAAAAATGCCACAACCGTGCCCTTTGTCTTTACCAGCCCCAGCTGAGGTTACAATTAGACAAAAGTTAGGTTTGTGGCACCACCGTGCCCCAACGCTGTCCCTCTGGACCCCCTTCCAGGACAATGAGCCTGCTGATGGGACAGGAGCCCTCCctggctcctgctcctctgaaTGGCACTAGCTATAGTGCCTGCCATCAGTAGTGATATTCTGATCTTTAATAATACGGTTATTATGAAATAATGTTCATGCTTATCCATGCCAAAGGCATGAAATAGGAGAtactttctgctgctgtcctcTGTGTGCAAAGAGGGACACAAGGGCATGGGAGAGGGCTTTATTTCTGCACTCCGTGTTCTCTCGCTCCTCGGCTAGCTGTACTGAAAGACTGGCGCAGCAAGGATTGCTCAGGTGAAGAAGTGTGCATGGGGGGCCCTCCTGTTCCCTCACCCCAACAGCTCTCAGGGGACCACCATGCATAACTGTGGAACTGGGTAAAAGCAGAACAGGCTGACTACCACGCAGAGCAGAAGCGAGTCTGATGCATTAAATGAGCGTGACAGTGGTGCTGGGGGAAGAACGTGCTGCAGTTTCAGAGACAAGGAACAGCCTgagaagctgttttattttattgtgtcaATACAACTCAGTCAGGAGCTGAATGGTGAATCCTGTTAGTTAGCATTACAGTGTGGGCTACTGGGCAGTGCCCTCTCCCACACCAGCTTCTCCTCAGCCCTGCATGGTGGATGTGGTACTTTTGCATGTGATGGGTGGCCGACAGCAACAGCTTTGCTTCTGCCTTGCTGGGGGAAGTCCCACTTTCCCAGCAGAAGGTGCTAAGTTTCACCTGCCTTTAATCTCTTCCACTGGTAGCATCCATGAGAAAAGCTGAGTGCACCGACAACAGGAGCATGGTGCAACTGCGAGGCCAGGGAGCACCAGGCCCGGCTCAGCGCcacagccccgctcccagcaccaccagcagctgaGCAAAATGGAAGTTTTAGGCCCTCCCACCAGAGTTGCCTTATGTTTTTTCTATACCATATATACAGTTCATTTTGGGTCATGCAGCTTGAGGCAGACAGATTCCAGAAAGTGGCAGGAGCCCGCTCACAGTAGCTGACCTAGCGAGCTGGGCCACTCCTAGTTGCTTTTGAATGGAAAACCTCTGCGCTAGAAAACTCGCTATTGTTACAGGCCTTTGGTATTGTTCCCCTGGACAAGCTGTACCCTTGTCAGGTCAGGGCTGCTGGGCACCTACAAAAGCCTGGCTctgagaaagcatttctttaggGGACGCTTTGCAATTTACTTGTAACCATGCATTTTAATTAGCTCTTCTTCCGAGCTAGGACTTAGTAGTGACCCTATTACACTTAGTAGTGACCCAACCACCCTTATTTAATGGGACAAAACCTGTCTCCTCTGACATCAGTGGGAGCTCTGCCACTGGTTTTAGAAGGGGCAGCATTTCTCTCTGGAGCCCTCACTTTAGCAGCTGGAGTGCACAAAGAGCCACAAAGCCACCTTTCCCCATCAGGTTATTTCAAGCAGCGAGAATCAGGTTCCTGCTCACCGCACTGCCCCGAGCTAATGTAGCTCTCCTGGCAGAGCCCCACacccccgagcctcctctttGCCATGCAGCTCCGGCAATCCCTTGGCTGGAGTAAAATCATTAACCTCCCCTTGTTTCCCTCTCCTTTGCTGCACTGCTACtggtggggaaaagaaagcaagaaacagCACAGGAGTTTTCCGCCTCCCTGACGACTGACACTGCACCCAGTGCTGCAAATGACCTTTTATTGGTTTACGGATCCCTGCGTGCAGCAGGTTTCAAAGGCTCTGGCTTGTTTTCGGGTCAGCGGGGCGGTGTGAGCCGGCGTGCCCCGTCTGTTATTAGTCCCAACACGCCGCGTGCCGCTGCAGCAAGGCTGGCTCTGGCAGCAGACCCAGCAGGAAGGTGGGGACCCAGGCAGAAAGCACCGGGTCTGGACCACCCAGGGGTTGCTCTGGGGCGGGAAGGTTTCCTTCCTCTGGTCCAGACTGGTGCAGACCTCAGCAGAGAAGGTCTTCTGCTCCCAGTGGTGCCAGAGCCCGGCCTGGCCGTCTCCATccagcaggaggctgagccTCCAGGAGAGGAGTGTGACACCTACGAGCCCTGCAGCTCCGTGCCCGAAACGGGGAGCGTTTTCATGCCGTAACGCCGCTGGAAAATAGAGAGCAGAGGAAGTGTGAGTGATTGTTCAATTAACTGTTCTTTCgccaaatcaaaaaaaaaaaaaaaatagtgtggGGGGGTGATGAGAGAGGCACAGCTGACAGCATCTCCATTTGGGAAAGCCCCCTGTATCCACAGGAGGTGGATGGAGTGAGCATgccctgccttcctctgcatgggaaggaaaaaagattttctcactgaaaaggGGTTTCTCTTCGTACATGTCTTTTTTCACTCTCATTCCAAATCAAGAGGAAAATGAGCCTTAGGGGTTTCTCACTGACTGATTGCTAAGGAAAAGTTAGAAGCCAGGATTGGGATGGattgaaacatttttactaaaatatttccagatatttcatttaacttttaatcttttaattccAAGACTTTAACATCTTTTTATGGAAGTAAACGGTGAGTTTAAAAGTACAAGCTGCTTTAAATTATATTCTCTTCACACTCTTCAGTCTAAAGAAGTTAAGATGGGACATTTTGATGatcttttaaactttttgaaaatcagAGCTAGGgaatttttgacatttttgcatGAGTAGTGTGGGTGTGGGTGCAGCTTTTGGGTCTTTTTCCTGcgaaaaatgtattttgctgaaaaatgtccAACCAATATCAATGTTTATATCCTTACTCAAGCCACTGCAGCTGGCAcacaaaaagttttattttaacaagctATTAGGTTCATATACTGTGTTTTCAGT
This genomic window from Cygnus olor isolate bCygOlo1 chromosome 1, bCygOlo1.pri.v2, whole genome shotgun sequence contains:
- the TMEM213 gene encoding transmembrane protein 213, which codes for MKLFSCEPWAALAVLFFTAMLQRSCSAAEGASNVSTSTMPTTEYEPPCLNVDFCTRAAVCCPSGMDDYGWIVAAVGWSLWFLTLILLCVEKVMKLRPDEPKYLVA